The following are encoded in a window of Haloarcula halophila genomic DNA:
- a CDS encoding DUF7563 family protein, which produces MPECQNCGNFVTAAYARVFTPNGVEKPRVCPQCEDKIRDGADVREARSTRRG; this is translated from the coding sequence ATGCCGGAATGCCAGAACTGCGGTAATTTTGTCACAGCCGCCTACGCGCGGGTATTCACACCGAATGGGGTCGAGAAGCCGCGAGTGTGCCCGCAGTGTGAAGACAAGATCCGGGACGGCGCCGACGTTCGCGAGGCGCGGTCGACGCGACGAGGATAG
- the larB gene encoding nickel pincer cofactor biosynthesis protein LarB, with product MRDLLEAVAAGEVSPAEAQAELAGYATSGAGRFDATRESRSGVPEAILGDGKTPAEVAALAETAVETTGRAIVTRIEAPAVTAVRETVADTAPAATLRWDERARWLVATTPSFERPSLDATVGVVTAGTSDAVPAGEAAMIVGEMGAAVTRVDDVGVASMARTIDAVDRLRDQDVLIVAAGREGALPTVVAGLVDVPVIGLPVSTGYGHGGNGEAALSGMLQSCTALSVVNVDAGFTAGVQAGLIARQIDATR from the coding sequence ATGCGTGATCTACTCGAAGCGGTCGCGGCCGGCGAGGTGAGCCCAGCCGAGGCCCAAGCGGAACTGGCGGGGTACGCGACGAGCGGCGCCGGACGGTTCGACGCGACACGGGAGTCCCGCTCGGGGGTCCCCGAGGCGATTCTCGGGGACGGGAAGACGCCGGCAGAGGTCGCGGCGCTGGCCGAGACGGCCGTCGAGACGACCGGCCGGGCGATCGTGACCCGTATCGAAGCGCCAGCGGTCACGGCGGTCAGGGAGACGGTAGCCGATACGGCACCGGCGGCGACGCTCCGCTGGGACGAGCGCGCTCGCTGGCTCGTCGCGACCACGCCGTCGTTCGAGCGGCCGTCGCTCGATGCCACTGTCGGCGTCGTCACGGCCGGAACCTCCGACGCCGTCCCGGCCGGTGAAGCCGCGATGATCGTCGGCGAGATGGGTGCGGCGGTCACCCGGGTCGACGATGTCGGCGTCGCCAGCATGGCCCGGACCATCGACGCCGTCGACCGACTGCGCGACCAGGACGTCCTGATCGTCGCCGCCGGCCGAGAAGGTGCGCTCCCGACAGTCGTCGCGGGCCTGGTCGACGTTCCCGTCATCGGCCTCCCGGTCTCGACCGGCTACGGCCACGGCGGGAACGGCGAAGCCGCCCTCTCCGGAATGCTACAGTCCTGTACGGCTCTCTCTGTCGTCAACGTCGACGCGGGGTTCACCGCCGGTGTCCAGGCAGGGCTGATCGCCCGTCAGATCGATGCTACACGGTGA
- a CDS encoding DUF7563 family protein — MTECDHCGAHVSEQFARVFADEHGHIRACPNCSANAGIAEVSRERARQV; from the coding sequence ATGACTGAATGTGACCACTGTGGCGCGCACGTCTCGGAACAGTTCGCCCGTGTGTTCGCTGACGAGCACGGACACATCCGGGCCTGCCCCAACTGTTCGGCGAACGCTGGGATCGCCGAAGTGTCGAGAGAGCGTGCCCGACAAGTGTAA
- a CDS encoding GIY-YIG nuclease family protein, whose amino-acid sequence MTNSQHTQHYTYVVRCSDGTFYTGYTTDVQRRVAEHDAGDGAKYTRGRTPVELVHVEGFESRSAAMSREHQIKQFSRDRKEELVDESTTA is encoded by the coding sequence ATGACCAACTCGCAGCACACGCAACATTACACCTACGTAGTTCGGTGCAGCGACGGAACCTTCTACACCGGTTACACGACCGACGTCCAGCGCCGCGTGGCCGAACACGACGCCGGTGACGGCGCGAAGTACACGCGCGGACGGACCCCCGTCGAGTTGGTCCACGTCGAGGGTTTCGAGAGCCGGTCCGCCGCGATGAGCCGTGAGCACCAGATCAAACAGTTCTCACGGGACCGGAAAGAAGAGTTGGTCGACGAATCGACGACAGCGTGA
- a CDS encoding class I SAM-dependent methyltransferase, with amino-acid sequence MSVSDEFDEWAAAGKDRGMEDRHWHTAKHVLARMPVEAGETVLDLGCGSGYAGRALRETKDAGRAYGIDAAPEMAHNAADYTDDPQIGYLIGDFEHLPFETDSIDHCFSMEAFYYASDPHAALAELARVIRPGGTFHCAVNYYEENVHSHEWQSFIDVPMTRWDRSQYRAAFREAGFSVAVQDNIPDREIEIPPASEFPTEDWERREAMVERYREYGTLVTVGVR; translated from the coding sequence ATGAGCGTCAGCGACGAGTTCGACGAGTGGGCGGCCGCCGGGAAGGACCGGGGGATGGAGGACCGACACTGGCATACCGCCAAACACGTCCTGGCTCGGATGCCCGTCGAGGCCGGCGAGACGGTACTGGACCTGGGCTGTGGCAGCGGCTACGCCGGCCGCGCGCTCAGAGAGACCAAAGACGCGGGCCGCGCCTACGGGATCGACGCCGCCCCCGAGATGGCCCACAACGCCGCCGACTACACCGACGACCCACAGATCGGCTACCTGATCGGGGACTTCGAGCACCTGCCTTTCGAGACCGACAGCATCGACCACTGCTTCTCGATGGAGGCGTTCTACTACGCGAGCGACCCCCACGCCGCACTCGCCGAACTCGCCCGTGTGATCCGCCCCGGTGGCACCTTCCACTGTGCGGTCAACTACTACGAGGAGAACGTCCACTCCCACGAGTGGCAGTCGTTCATCGACGTTCCGATGACCCGCTGGGACCGCAGTCAGTACAGAGCGGCCTTCCGGGAGGCCGGCTTCTCGGTCGCCGTCCAGGACAACATCCCGGACCGAGAGATCGAGATTCCGCCCGCGAGTGAGTTCCCGACCGAGGACTGGGAACGCCGTGAGGCGATGGTGGAACGATACCGGGAGTACGGGACTCTGGTCACCGTCGGCGTCCGTTGA
- the samp2 gene encoding ubiquitin-like small modifier protein SAMP2, which translates to MHVTVEVAGEETHEVDVGEDATYAEVVESLDLSPHAVSVMVEDRTVPTDQPVDSDHVTVVRLIKGG; encoded by the coding sequence ATGCACGTCACCGTCGAGGTGGCCGGCGAGGAGACACACGAGGTCGACGTCGGCGAGGACGCCACCTACGCCGAGGTGGTGGAGTCGCTGGACCTCTCGCCACACGCCGTCTCGGTGATGGTCGAGGATCGGACGGTCCCGACCGACCAGCCCGTCGACAGCGACCACGTCACGGTCGTCCGACTCATCAAGGGCGGGTGA
- a CDS encoding DUF7090 family protein, with product MEYTLAIDNAPDTVPGGTGILLLHPSTGETDRIDTDFLSTDTDAMLVISTRTTAREVKQKLEYYEVDEETATILDTLSVERGYTRRQSSNVQYVSAPDDLEGIVEQTERFLQDHDGKLRVSFDSVTELIYYADEQRALEAVGDILALLAEYDAVGLFHLAEEVHDAETVAAFREQFDGVVELAEDGTVTSEF from the coding sequence ATGGAGTATACGTTGGCGATCGACAACGCGCCCGATACCGTCCCGGGCGGGACCGGTATCCTCCTCTTGCACCCGAGTACCGGTGAGACAGACCGGATCGACACCGACTTCCTCTCGACTGACACCGACGCGATGTTGGTTATCTCGACGCGGACGACAGCACGGGAAGTCAAGCAGAAACTGGAGTACTACGAGGTCGACGAGGAGACCGCGACGATCCTCGATACCCTGTCGGTCGAACGTGGCTACACTCGCCGCCAGTCCAGTAACGTCCAGTACGTCTCCGCTCCCGACGATCTGGAGGGTATCGTCGAACAGACCGAGCGGTTCCTGCAAGACCACGACGGGAAACTCCGCGTGAGTTTCGACTCGGTCACGGAACTGATCTACTACGCCGACGAACAGCGCGCGCTGGAGGCAGTCGGCGACATCCTGGCGTTGCTTGCCGAGTACGATGCAGTCGGGCTGTTCCACCTCGCGGAGGAAGTCCACGACGCGGAGACGGTCGCGGCCTTCCGGGAGCAGTTCGACGGCGTCGTCGAACTCGCCGAGGACGGTACCGTCACCAGCGAGTTCTGA
- a CDS encoding GNAT family N-acetyltransferase, which translates to MHVRDATAEDLTPVMNVLDGAVLAVDVETVRASIGRDATLVAISDEGQVLGALVLDGCHIEAVAVRRRRRGQGIGTALITTAADGRASLTAEFDVAVRPFYESLGFAVDSLEEPGRCRAVYRPAE; encoded by the coding sequence GTGCACGTTCGTGACGCGACCGCCGAGGACCTCACCCCGGTGATGAACGTCCTCGACGGCGCAGTACTGGCCGTCGATGTCGAGACCGTCCGCGCGAGCATCGGCCGTGACGCGACGCTCGTCGCGATCTCCGACGAGGGGCAGGTACTGGGCGCACTCGTCCTCGACGGTTGCCACATCGAGGCCGTCGCCGTCCGCCGCCGTCGACGCGGGCAGGGGATCGGGACGGCACTGATAACAACTGCGGCCGACGGCCGGGCGTCCCTTACCGCCGAGTTCGACGTGGCGGTCCGGCCGTTCTACGAGTCGCTGGGCTTTGCCGTCGACTCCCTGGAGGAACCCGGCCGCTGTCGAGCCGTCTACCGACCGGCGGAGTAA
- the rpiA gene encoding ribose-5-phosphate isomerase RpiA, producing the protein MKQGGSDAAKRAAGESAAEAVEDGMVVGLGTGSTAAHAIRALGRQIDDGLDVTGVPTSFQSRQLARECGVPLAEVDEASIDLAIDGADEVAGGDLIKGGGAAHAREKIVDASADRFLVVADPTKAAESLSVPVPVEVLPAARTTVAATVEELGGDPQLRAAERKDGPVVTDNGNLVLDCAFGPIEDPERLARRLADTPGVVEHGLFVGLADEIHVGTEDGVTVREP; encoded by the coding sequence ATGAAACAAGGCGGTTCCGACGCGGCGAAACGAGCGGCCGGGGAGTCCGCAGCCGAGGCCGTCGAGGACGGGATGGTCGTCGGCCTCGGGACGGGAAGCACTGCGGCACACGCCATCCGGGCGCTCGGCCGACAGATCGACGACGGGCTGGACGTGACGGGAGTTCCGACCTCGTTTCAGTCCCGCCAGTTGGCCCGGGAGTGTGGCGTCCCGCTGGCGGAGGTCGACGAGGCCTCGATCGACCTGGCGATCGACGGCGCCGACGAGGTCGCCGGCGGCGATCTGATCAAAGGCGGCGGTGCAGCCCACGCCAGAGAGAAGATCGTCGACGCCAGCGCCGACCGGTTTCTGGTGGTCGCGGACCCGACGAAGGCGGCCGAGAGCCTCTCCGTGCCGGTGCCAGTCGAAGTCCTGCCGGCCGCCCGGACGACCGTCGCCGCGACCGTCGAGGAGCTGGGCGGGGACCCACAGCTTCGGGCCGCCGAACGCAAGGACGGCCCCGTGGTGACCGACAACGGCAACCTCGTCCTCGACTGTGCCTTCGGCCCCATCGAGGACCCGGAGCGGCTCGCCCGCCGGCTGGCCGACACCCCAGGTGTGGTCGAACACGGCCTGTTCGTCGGACTGGCCGACGAGATCCACGTCGGGACCGAGGACGGGGTCACTGTTCGCGAGCCGTAA
- a CDS encoding sulfurtransferase: MTDIVSADWVNDRLGALKLVDVRDAWEYDGLGHLPGAVNVPFETFRTGEDDSDGMLPTEETWAALLSEAGVGGDDEIVAYDDHHGVFAARFLVTAELLGHDPDRLHLLDGDFSAWQRSFGTTSEPTAVEPADYAVDPPDETPLVGPEAVSAAAEDPEAVVVDTREQSEYAAGHIPGAVLLDWRDLVDTESRGLLPRERALELLAAAGIVPEKRIVLYCNTARRISHTYVVLRELGFPEIGFYEGSLTEWEAQGRPLVTESE; the protein is encoded by the coding sequence ATGACAGATATCGTCTCGGCCGACTGGGTCAACGACCGCCTCGGCGCGCTCAAGCTGGTAGACGTGCGGGACGCCTGGGAATACGACGGACTCGGCCACCTTCCGGGAGCGGTGAACGTGCCCTTCGAGACGTTTCGGACGGGCGAGGACGACAGCGACGGGATGCTCCCCACAGAAGAAACCTGGGCAGCCCTCCTCTCGGAGGCCGGCGTCGGCGGAGACGACGAGATCGTCGCCTACGACGACCACCACGGCGTTTTCGCCGCCCGGTTCCTCGTGACGGCGGAGCTGTTGGGCCACGATCCCGACCGACTCCACCTGCTCGACGGCGACTTCTCGGCCTGGCAACGCTCCTTCGGGACGACGAGCGAGCCGACGGCCGTCGAGCCGGCGGACTACGCCGTCGACCCGCCCGACGAGACGCCCCTCGTCGGTCCCGAAGCGGTGTCGGCGGCGGCCGAGGACCCCGAGGCCGTCGTCGTCGACACCCGCGAGCAAAGCGAGTACGCGGCGGGGCACATCCCGGGCGCGGTCCTCCTGGATTGGCGGGATCTGGTCGACACCGAGAGCCGCGGCCTGCTCCCCCGTGAGCGAGCCCTGGAACTGCTCGCAGCCGCCGGGATCGTCCCGGAGAAACGGATCGTCCTCTACTGTAACACGGCCCGGCGGATCAGCCACACCTACGTGGTCCTCCGGGAACTTGGCTTCCCGGAGATCGGGTTCTACGAGGGGAGCCTCACCGAGTGGGAGGCACAGGGGCGCCCGCTCGTGACCGAGTCCGAGTAG
- a CDS encoding AI-2E family transporter has protein sequence MRSRQRTYVLGGLFVATVLLATWLLSSVLATVFFAITVAYVLYPLSERLVDRGLSKRVAAMLSTVVAFLAGTAITLPLVGVLYVRRRDLFVFLQQLPETLTLRVGEFAYPINVADILLALRGIVQGFAVTLATLMPILALKAVLFAILVYAILWRPAAPKHEIYELIPRRYHDILDRLHRRLRSTLYAIYVLQAATAFGTFLMAWAVFATLGYQSAFALAVVAGILQFVPVVGPSVVVLAIAAADVVAGDVVGAVLVTVVGLVLVGFLPDAVIRPRLARYTAGMPASLYFVGFTGGVLSLGLVGFIAGPVVVALLIELIHLLTEDRSPTQQQLS, from the coding sequence GTGAGATCCCGACAGCGGACGTACGTCCTCGGCGGCCTCTTCGTCGCGACGGTGCTACTGGCGACGTGGTTACTGTCGAGCGTGCTGGCGACGGTCTTTTTCGCTATCACGGTCGCATATGTCCTCTATCCGCTCTCGGAGCGGCTCGTCGACCGTGGGCTCTCGAAGCGTGTGGCTGCGATGCTCTCGACGGTCGTCGCGTTCCTCGCTGGGACGGCTATCACGCTCCCGCTCGTCGGCGTGTTGTACGTCCGCCGCCGGGACCTCTTCGTCTTTCTCCAGCAACTCCCAGAGACGCTGACGCTCCGGGTCGGCGAGTTCGCCTACCCGATCAACGTCGCCGACATCCTGCTGGCACTCAGGGGAATCGTCCAGGGGTTCGCGGTTACGCTGGCGACGCTGATGCCGATTCTGGCGCTGAAAGCGGTGTTGTTCGCGATCCTGGTCTACGCGATCCTCTGGCGTCCGGCGGCGCCGAAACACGAGATCTACGAGCTGATCCCGCGCCGGTATCACGACATCCTCGACCGCCTCCACAGACGGCTCCGGTCGACGCTGTACGCCATCTACGTCCTCCAGGCCGCGACCGCCTTCGGCACCTTCCTGATGGCGTGGGCGGTGTTCGCCACGCTCGGCTATCAGAGCGCCTTCGCGCTGGCGGTCGTCGCTGGCATCCTCCAGTTCGTCCCGGTGGTCGGTCCGAGCGTCGTCGTCCTGGCGATCGCCGCCGCCGACGTGGTCGCGGGGGACGTGGTCGGGGCCGTCCTGGTGACTGTCGTCGGTCTCGTCCTCGTGGGGTTCCTCCCGGACGCGGTCATCCGCCCACGGCTGGCCCGCTACACCGCGGGGATGCCGGCGAGCCTCTACTTCGTCGGGTTCACCGGCGGCGTGCTGTCGCTGGGGCTCGTGGGCTTCATCGCCGGTCCCGTGGTCGTCGCCCTCCTGATCGAGTTGATCCACCTGCTTACCGAAGACCGGTCGCCGACCCAACAACAGCTCTCGTAG
- a CDS encoding DUF2391 domain-containing protein codes for MARRRYRIADTAQQVVGGFLLAGPFVVTEEVWVLATNMSNYHAAVVTAIVFAIGYGALYQADAGRDVETEAEVAGVPIRFVSLMIVSFGSVATLALVFTAPETFLVKNEILPDPTAERLAVTTLKATAVGAIFSVVGAATADSVF; via the coding sequence ATGGCTCGACGACGCTACCGGATCGCTGACACTGCCCAACAGGTCGTCGGGGGATTTCTGCTCGCCGGGCCGTTCGTCGTCACCGAGGAGGTGTGGGTGCTCGCCACGAACATGAGCAACTACCACGCGGCAGTCGTGACGGCCATCGTTTTCGCGATCGGCTACGGTGCGCTCTACCAGGCCGACGCCGGCCGTGACGTCGAGACCGAGGCGGAGGTCGCCGGCGTCCCGATCCGCTTTGTCTCCCTGATGATCGTCTCGTTCGGGTCGGTGGCGACCCTTGCGCTGGTGTTCACTGCGCCCGAGACGTTCCTCGTCAAAAACGAGATCCTCCCCGACCCGACAGCGGAGCGACTCGCGGTGACGACGCTGAAGGCGACCGCTGTGGGGGCGATCTTCAGCGTCGTCGGCGCCGCGACCGCCGACAGCGTGTTCTGA
- a CDS encoding DUF1931 family protein, protein MADLIVKAAVKESLDDMNVASDFYDALDEEVEELLADAARRAEANDRKTVQPRDL, encoded by the coding sequence ATGGCAGACCTAATTGTCAAAGCCGCCGTGAAGGAATCGCTCGACGACATGAACGTTGCCTCTGACTTCTACGACGCACTCGACGAGGAAGTCGAGGAGCTCCTCGCCGACGCCGCCCGACGCGCAGAGGCAAACGACCGCAAGACAGTCCAGCCGCGCGACCTGTAA
- a CDS encoding phosphoglucomutase/phosphomannomutase family protein: MVSDGAAEKAAAIEFGTDGWRATLDTFTTPRVRMVGQAVATVLDARGETRPVAVGYDARESSRGFAEELARVICANGFDVLLPDRDTPTPVVAWTVRDRDLAGGLQITASHNPPEYNGVKFLSDEGAPALPGLTEEIEAALAEPDPLPEEEWGAITEESLLGNYREHALDYADVDLSGHAVVYDAMHGSGRGVTGDLLARAGADVTALRDDLDPEFGGSSPEPTAGKVGELIDRVADGEGEIGIVNDGDADRIGVVTPERGFLGPNLFFAALYDYLLESRDGPVVRTVSSSSIIDRVAEAHDEPVFETAVGFKWVAEAMADNDALLGGEESGGFGLTDHLRNKDGVLMALLAVAADTAEPLDERVDRLLDAHGEIHQNRVSVDCLDDRKEPVLAALEESLPESVAGVAVDGINTVDGFKIRLADGTWLLVRPSGTEPKLRVYAEAGSKDRVQELLAAGREIVTPLV; encoded by the coding sequence ATGGTATCAGACGGTGCTGCGGAGAAGGCTGCGGCCATCGAGTTCGGGACGGACGGCTGGCGGGCGACACTGGATACGTTCACGACGCCCCGCGTCCGGATGGTCGGACAGGCCGTCGCGACGGTCCTCGACGCCCGAGGGGAGACCCGTCCCGTTGCCGTCGGCTACGACGCCCGGGAGAGTTCGCGTGGGTTCGCCGAGGAACTCGCGCGGGTCATCTGTGCGAACGGGTTCGACGTACTCCTCCCCGACCGTGACACGCCCACGCCCGTGGTCGCCTGGACGGTCCGTGACCGGGACCTGGCCGGGGGGCTCCAGATCACGGCCAGTCACAACCCGCCGGAGTACAACGGCGTGAAGTTCCTCTCCGACGAGGGCGCGCCCGCGCTCCCGGGACTCACCGAGGAGATCGAGGCCGCACTCGCCGAACCGGACCCGCTGCCCGAGGAGGAGTGGGGGGCCATCACCGAGGAGTCGCTGCTCGGAAACTACCGCGAACACGCACTCGACTACGCCGACGTCGATCTCTCGGGGCACGCCGTCGTCTACGACGCGATGCACGGCAGCGGGCGCGGCGTCACCGGCGACCTGCTCGCCCGGGCCGGCGCGGACGTGACCGCGCTGCGTGACGACCTCGACCCGGAGTTCGGCGGGAGTTCGCCGGAACCGACCGCCGGGAAGGTCGGTGAACTCATCGATCGGGTCGCCGACGGGGAGGGGGAGATCGGGATCGTCAACGACGGCGACGCCGACCGCATCGGCGTCGTCACGCCCGAACGCGGGTTCCTCGGGCCGAACCTCTTTTTCGCCGCGCTGTACGACTACCTCCTCGAATCGCGGGACGGCCCGGTCGTCCGGACCGTCTCCTCGTCGAGCATCATCGACCGCGTCGCCGAGGCTCACGACGAGCCCGTCTTCGAGACCGCTGTCGGGTTCAAGTGGGTCGCCGAAGCGATGGCCGACAACGACGCCCTGCTGGGCGGCGAGGAGTCGGGCGGGTTCGGCCTGACCGACCACCTCCGGAACAAGGACGGGGTCCTGATGGCGCTGCTCGCGGTCGCAGCCGACACGGCCGAACCGCTCGACGAGCGCGTCGACCGGTTGCTGGACGCGCACGGCGAGATCCACCAGAACCGCGTCAGCGTCGACTGCCTGGACGACCGGAAGGAGCCGGTACTCGCGGCACTGGAGGAGTCCCTGCCCGAGTCGGTCGCGGGCGTCGCCGTCGACGGGATCAACACCGTCGACGGGTTCAAGATCCGACTGGCGGACGGGACCTGGCTGCTCGTCCGCCCTTCGGGGACCGAGCCGAAGCTCCGCGTCTACGCCGAAGCGGGGAGCAAAGACCGGGTTCAGGAACTGCTCGCCGCCGGCCGCGAGATCGTCACCCCGCTGGTGTGA
- a CDS encoding sulfurtransferase → MTEYANDVLVSADWVSEHLDEFQSDDSAHRLVEVDVDTELYDESHIPGAIGFNWETDLQDQTTRDILSKDDFEDLLGAHGISEDSTVVLYGDNSNWFAAYTYWQFKYYGHDDVKLLDGGREYWVENDYELTDEVPEFDAVDYEASGPRESIRAYREDVENAIERELPLVDVRSPEEFSGEILAPPGLQETAQRGGHVPGAQNISWAAVTNDDGTFKDYDELEALYAEHGIDGDSTTVAYCRIGERSSVAWFALHELLGYDDTINYDGSWTEWGNLVGAPIEKGEADD, encoded by the coding sequence ATGACTGAATACGCCAACGACGTGCTCGTCTCGGCCGACTGGGTCAGCGAGCACCTCGACGAGTTCCAGAGCGACGACTCGGCCCACCGGCTGGTCGAGGTCGACGTCGACACGGAGCTGTACGACGAGAGCCACATCCCCGGTGCCATCGGGTTCAACTGGGAGACAGACCTCCAGGACCAGACAACGCGGGATATCCTCTCGAAGGACGACTTCGAGGACCTGCTCGGTGCCCACGGCATCAGCGAGGACTCGACGGTCGTCCTCTACGGTGACAACTCCAACTGGTTCGCCGCCTACACCTACTGGCAGTTCAAGTACTACGGCCACGACGACGTGAAGCTGCTCGACGGCGGCCGCGAGTACTGGGTCGAGAACGACTACGAACTGACCGACGAGGTACCCGAGTTCGACGCCGTCGACTACGAGGCCTCCGGCCCGCGTGAGTCCATCCGTGCCTACCGCGAGGACGTCGAGAACGCCATCGAGCGTGAACTACCGCTCGTCGACGTTCGCTCGCCCGAGGAGTTCTCCGGCGAGATCCTCGCGCCCCCCGGACTCCAGGAGACCGCCCAGCGTGGCGGCCACGTCCCCGGCGCACAGAACATCTCCTGGGCGGCCGTCACCAACGACGACGGGACGTTCAAGGACTACGACGAACTCGAAGCGCTCTACGCCGAACACGGCATCGACGGCGACTCCACGACGGTCGCCTACTGCCGCATCGGCGAGCGCTCCTCGGTCGCCTGGTTCGCGCTCCACGAACTGCTGGGGTACGACGACACGATCAACTACGACGGCTCCTGGACCGAGTGGGGCAACCTGGTCGGTGCGCCCATCGAGAAGGGCGAGGCCGACGACTGA